The Pseudanabaena sp. ABRG5-3 genome includes the window TGTCTCAAGGAATCGTTGATACCGACAACATGACTCGCAAAGTTTTGGTCTGATTCCCGCACATTCGGTAGCAGATCGGCTTGTTGCTGCGTTGTAATCACTGCACCAGAAGGAACATATTTACCAGCAGGAATTTCTACATCTTGGACAAGAGCATGTAGGGAAATAATGCAGCCGTCACCGACTCTGGCATTAAACACTGTGGAACGGAACCCAATAAAGCAATTGTTGCCAACATAGGCTGGCCCATGAATCAGAGCCATGTGCGTGATAGAGGTACTATCGCCGATCCAGACGGAATATTCTTTCCCGTCATCGCCAACCACGCGACCTTTTTCCAATCCATGAATGACAACACCATCTTGGACGTTCGTACTATTACCAATATGAAAAGGATTGCCCTCATCTGCACGGATTGACGTACCTGGGGCAATCAAAACATTTGCGCCGATGTGAACGTCGCCAATTAGATTGGAAAAAGAATGAACGTAGGCGGATGGATCAATTTTGGGTTCTGCCAAATTCCTAGACCAAGGTGTAGGGGGGGCAGCAAAGCTACGAACTACCATAGTGAATCTGTACTTTTAAGGCTTACTAATATCTTGAATATCAAAATCAAGATGATCAGTGGCTCAAAAGCACACCTCCAAATAACAACTTAAGCTACAACGTCGGAGAACTTTTTACTTATCTAGCGCTAATCGTTGAATATCTCTATTGCATTCTTTCATTGTATTTTTTGCTGTAGAGAGTGCGATCGCTCAGGCTAACGGTATCAATGATGGCAACGACTGCCGCATCAATCGGACGATTTTCACTGCCTTGTACCTGCCTTGCACCACTCCCACGAGTAAATAACACCCATTCATCTACGCCAGCACCGACAGTATCAGTAGCAACTTCGTAATCTGAAAGTAACTGTCCTTGGAGATCGACAAGCTGCAAGAGCAGAAATTTGCTTCCAGATAGATTGGACTCTTTGTAGGTACTGACGACCGTACCGCAAACTCTAGCAATTTGCATATTGTTATAAGTACGTTTACAGAATGAATGAAATGAAAATGCGAGATGCCAAAATTTGAGTAGACAAACCAGCGATTTCTAGCGATCGCGCTAGTTAAGCCCCATACTATGGGCGGTTGATAGGACGAATGGAGTTTACATTGTCACGGAACTGCTCGACTTCTTCGGTGTAGCGAATTGGTAGAACGTATTCGAGGTTTTCGTGAGGACGCGCAATGATGTGTGTGGAAAGAACTTGTCCGCCGTTGACGCGCTTTACGGAATCAGTACCTGCGGCTACTGAAGCTTGGACTTCGGAGACATCGCCACGAACGATAACGGTTACACGACCACTACCGATCTTTTCATAACCAACTAGGGTAACGCGAGCTGCTTTAACCATAGCATCGGCTGCTTCTACAACGGCAGGGAAACCAAGGGTTTCAATCATTCCTACTGCGATCGCCATAATTCATGTTCTCCTAAGAAATAAATAATGAAATTAATGAAAATTTAGTCTTTCGATACTGTTTTTTGAGGGTCTTTTTGAGACAATCAGAAAAAGCAACAAAATAAAACAAGTCTAAAAAGCAAATTGCTCTACTTCTCGCGTATAACGAATTGGTAGGACATACTCTAAGTTTTCGTGTGGTCGAGCAATGGTATGAGTCGAAACAACTTCGCCCCCATTCACTCGGTTTGCACCTTCAACTCCAGCAGCGATGGATGCTTTCACCTCAGAGATATCACCTCTGATAATGACTGTGACCCGCCCACTACCGATTTTTTCGTAACCCACAAGGGTAACGCGAGCAGCTTTGACCATGGCATCCGCCGCTTCTACAATTGCGGGGAAGCCTCTAGTCTCGATCATTCCAATAGCGATCGGCATAATTTAAGCCAGTGTCCTTACGACTCTCTAAAAAACTGAAGTTCTCGCGGTTTATCTATCAATCATATGTAGATGCACGAGCGCAACTATTGATCTTAGCTACGATCGGTTCGCTTAAAACATCAAATTTCAAATTTTTAATACAAAATAAAAATGAGATGACGTTCGGCGCACTTTTGTAGCTGACTTAATGCAGCTAGCTTCTCGCAGCTAAATTACAGACATTTTCTGACTTGTTAGTAGTAATTACCTATCTATAAAATTTATAAAAGAATCTATAAATATTGTGGATAAGTATTTATTACTACAGACATAGCCATTCTAAATCTGAATAATCAAAGAAAATGAATATGATAAATATATTCAACTCTATCTTTATATCTACGATAACTAGTGGCGGTACATTTGACAATA containing:
- a CDS encoding EutN/CcmL family microcompartment protein, with amino-acid sequence MQIARVCGTVVSTYKESNLSGSKFLLLQLVDLQGQLLSDYEVATDTVGAGVDEWVLFTRGSGARQVQGSENRPIDAAVVAIIDTVSLSDRTLYSKKYNERMQ
- a CDS encoding carbon dioxide-concentrating mechanism protein CcmK gives rise to the protein MAIAVGMIETLGFPAVVEAADAMVKAARVTLVGYEKIGSGRVTVIVRGDVSEVQASVAAGTDSVKRVNGGQVLSTHIIARPHENLEYVLPIRYTEEVEQFRDNVNSIRPINRP
- a CDS encoding carbon dioxide-concentrating mechanism protein CcmK, with amino-acid sequence MPIAIGMIETRGFPAIVEAADAMVKAARVTLVGYEKIGSGRVTVIIRGDISEVKASIAAGVEGANRVNGGEVVSTHTIARPHENLEYVLPIRYTREVEQFAF